CCGGTGTTCAGCGTCGCCCCCATGCCCGACCCGGTTTCGCGATACCACGTCCCCGATGCCGCCGTGGGGTCGATGCCGGTTTCCGACCACAGCGCCATTTCCTTCTTGTGGGTGCCGGAGTCGTCCCCGCGTGAGGCAAAAAGCGCGCCTGACCCCGCGATCTTGCGCAGTGCCTGCCGCACCTCCGTCATCCCTGCGACACCGGCCGGGTCAGCCGCGGGCCCGACGATCACGAAGTCGTTGTACATCAGATCCGTCCGCGCGACCCCGCCGCCATCGGCCACGAATTTCTCCTCTGCCGGTTTGGCGTGAACCAGCAGCACGTCGCCGTCGCAGTTTGCGGCATTGCGGATCGCCTGCCCGGTGCCCACGGCAACCACATGCACCTTGATCCCCGTCTTGTCCTGAAAGATCGGCAGGATGTAGTCGTAAAGACCCGAATTCGCCGTCGAGGTTGTCGACTGCACGATGATTGCATCCTCTGCGGCCTCGGCCGGCAGGCCCAACAGGCCAGCCGCGGTCATTGCCGCGATGAACAGTCTTCTGGTCAGCATTTTCGCCCCTCCCTCCAGATTTACAGAACAAGGCGCCCAGCCAGATGGGCGCGGGCAACCTCTGTCTTTGGATTTTCAAAGAATTCCCGCGCAGGCCGGTGTTCTGTCACCCGGCCGCGATGCAGGAACACCACGTCATCGGCCAGCCGGCGCGCCTGCCCCACGTCGTGGCTGACAAGGATGACGCGCACGCCATTGCAGGCCGCATCACGGATGATCGACTCGATCGCGTGGCAGGAGGACGGGTCGAGGCTGGCCGTCGGTTCGTCCAGCAGCAGAACCTCCGGCTCCGTGGCCAATGCCCGGGCAAGGCAAAGCCTTTGCTGCTCTCCCCCCGACAGATGGCGCGCCGCCTGCCCGGCCTTGTCCGCCAGACCGACCCGCGCCAGCAACGCGTCGCGCCGCCGCCGATCCACGCCGCGCGCGCGCAACACGAAGTCGACATTCGCGGCCACCGAGCGGCGTAGAAGGACCGGCTTCTGGAACACCAACGCCTGCCGCCGCATAACCGCGGGCGACATCGGCAACCCGCCCCAGCGGACCGTTCCGCGACTCGGTGCGATCAAGCCGTGCAACAGGCGCAAAAGCAGGCTCTTGCCCGCGCCGTTGGGGCCCATCACCACGGTCAGACCCGTCGGCCTGAGCCGCAGGTCGAGGCCGGAAATAAGCTCGCTCCCACCAAGGGTCAGGCCCAGCCCTGTCACCTCAAGCGGCATTAGCGGCGGCAGGATCGGCCGACCCGCCGGTACGACCGGCCCCGGGGGATGCACCGTTTCACGCACAGGCTTGCCGTATCGCGGTCAGCCGCACGCCCTGAACCACCGCGTTCACCGCCAGGGCAATTGCCATCAGGACAATGCCCAGGGCCAGGGCCAGCGCCAGATCCCCCTTGGAGGTTTCCAGCGCAATCGCCGTCGTCATCACACGGGTCAGATGGTCGATATTGCCACCCACGATGATCACCGCGCCGACCTCGGCAATGGCGCGCCCGAAACCGGCCAATCCGACCGTCAGCAGGGAATAGCGCGCATCCCACAAGAGCGCCCGCACCACCTGCCCGCGCGACAGGCAGAAAGACCGGAACTGCTCGGCATATTCCTCGTGCAGATCCTCCAGAACCTGACGCGACAGGGCCGCAACGATAGGGGCGATCAAGATGGTCTGGGCAATGATCATCGCGGTCGGCGTATATAGCAGCCCCAGAAAGCCCAGCGGCCCGGCGCGTGACAGGTGCAGATAGACCAGAAGCCCCACCACCACCGGCGGCAGGCCCATCAACGCATTCACGGCCACAAGCGCCGCCTGCCGTCCCGGAAAGCGCGTAACCGCCAGAAACGCCCCAACCGGCAGTCCCAACAGGCAGGACAGCGCCGTCGCCGTCAGGCTGACGCGCAAGGACAGGCCGACGATCTCGATCAGATCGCCGTCACCCGATGCGACAAGAGACACGGCCATTCCCAGGGCCTCTCCGAAATCCTGCAAGATTTCCTCCCAGATGCAGATTTTTCGGACACGTTGAGCGTAGAAAGCGAATTGCATTGCGGCAAGCGATTTCAACCGCGCCAGTCATAGACGTAGCGTCCCGATCCAGAGGAAAAGGCCAGAGGTCTGGGCCGGGCCGTTCTGCAAAATCTCGCAGAACTTTGCATATCTTGCAGAACGGTCGAGATCCCGATCTTCCCCTCGACAGCGGCGTCCGGCGCCGGATACGCTTCGGCGTCAGGGAGGACAGGGCTTTCAGCGGCCGCTTGGGGTCATCTTGGCGTAAGGTCGGGGCACTGGGGCCGATCCGTCCTTGGGTCGACCGATGCGACACCGCGAAAGCCCATCGAGAAGAGGGAAACACCGACGACCATGCCGGAGGTGCAGGACAAAACATCACCACCCGAATTCCTGACGGTCCGGGAACTGGCCGATCTGTTGCGGATCAAGGAACGGAAGGTCTACGAACTGGCCGCCTCGGGCCAGATCCCGGTGTCACGCGTGACCGGCAAACTTCTGTTCCCCGAACGCGACATCCGCGCCTGGATCGCAGGCGGCAGCAGCGGCGGCCCGGCCCCCGCCGACGACAGGCCCCCGGAAATCTTTCTGGGCAGCCATGATCCGTTGCTGGACTGGGCCATCCGACAGTCACGCTGCGGGCTTGCCACGCGCTTCGACGGCAGTCTGGACGGGCTTGCCCGGTTTGCCGCAGGCGAAGGTGTGGCCGGTGGGTTGCACATCCATGATGCGGAAACCGGGGGCTGGAACCTGCCGCAGGTAACAGCCGCCTGTTCGGGTCAGAACGCGGTCCTTATCGCATGGGCGCGGCGCAACCGGGGGCTGGTGATCCGCCCCACGGACGTCGGCGCGATCCGCTCCATGGCCGATCTGGCCGGCCGGACGGTTGTCCCGCGCCAACCCGAGTCCGGCACCCAGACAGCCTTTGAAAAACTGCTGGCCGCGGACGGGCTGTGCCAAGGGGACCTGTCCCTTGTCGAAAGCGCCCCGACCGAGGACGATGCGGTGATGGCCGTGGCCCAAGGCAAGGCCGAGGTCGCCTTCGGGCTGGAATCGGTCGCCCGAATCTTCGGCCTGCATTTCGTGCCCATCATCGAGGAACGCTTCGACCTTTTGGTCGACCGCCGCGCGTGGTTCGAGCCGCCGCTGCAACGCCTTCTTTCCTTCTGCCGATCCGAGAGCTTCCGGACCCATGCAAAGGAGACGCCCGGTTATGACATGGGCGAGCTTGGCACGGTGCGCTGGAACGCCTGACGACCCGGGGCGAGTGCCATTTTCACGACCTTCGCCCCTAGGGTTCCGGTGACGCTATCGCGCCGGAATTTCGTCGCCGAAACCCTGACGGCGCGCCTCACACCTTGCGTCTTGGCGGAGTGTTGCCACCGGCCGGCATCGGCGCGCGTTTTCTGGAAAGCCGCTTGCCGGTATCGGCCGCGGGGTTGCGCTTTTTCGGGGCCGGTCCATCGCCACGCGGTTTCTTGGCAACCCCCTCAGCCGTCCGGTCCGCGCGGTCGCTGGCGCGGGGTTTGTCCTTAGGTTTGGCCCACCCCTTCTTCAGGGTCGAATGGCGCGCCTTGCGCGGCTTGTCCTTGACCGGGTGTCGCGCAACCTCCGCGTCGGACCGGGGGGCAGGTGTAGGCGCAGCCTCTTCGGCGCGCGGCGTCGGTGTCGGAACCTGTGCAGCCCGTGGCCCCGCGTCCCTTTCAGGAACTGGCCGCCCACGACCCGCGGACGGTTTGCCATGGGGTTTGGCGGGCCTTTGCGGTGCCGCGCCATCCCGTGATGCAGGGCGCGGCCGCGCCGGGCGCTCTTGCGGCTGACTTGATCCTTCGGGGACAGCATCCAGCTTGCGGGCGCTCACATCGTCTTCCAGAATCCCCTCCGGCCCCAGACGGTCTAGGAAGCCAGGCAGCGCAGGCTCGGCGATTTCGACAAGTGTCGTCTCGGGCATCACGCGGATCTTGCCGATCTGCGCCTTGTCGAGATCCCCGGCACGGCACAAGAGCGGCAAGAGCCAACGCGCCTCTGCCCGGCGATCCTGCCCGATGGACAGTTCCACCCAGGCCGACGGGCCGAAAGGCGCGCGTTCGGGGCGCGCCGCCCTTGCCGTGGGTGCATTCAGTTCCTCGGGCGCGGACAGGTTGGCACGGTAAAGCCGCAGGCAAGCGGCTGCGATCTGCTCCGGCCCGTAATCGGCCATCAGCTTCGCGGCAAAGGCCGCTTCGGTCTGAGACAGCTCCGCCGCCCATATCGGATCGGACAGAAGGCGGCTTTCATCCAGCGCAAGGATTTCCTCGGGGCTCGGGGCAAAGGTCCATTCGGCCCCGATCTTGGCCCATTTCAGCAGGCGTGCGGCCTTTTTCGACACCTTGTCGGGCACGATCAGGGCAGAGATCCCCTTGCGACCTGCCCGCCCGGTGCGACCGGACCGGTGCAAGAGCGCCTCGGTATTCGTCGGCAGATCGGCGTGGATCACCAGATCGAGATTGGGCAGGTCGATGCCCCGCGCCGCCACATCGGTGGCCACGCAGACCCGCGCGCGCCCGTCCCGCAGCGCCTGAAGCGCATGGCTGCGCTCATCCTGGCTCAACTCCCCCGACAGGCTGACGACCGACAGGCCCCGGTTGGCAAGGCGCGCGGCCAGACGGGCGACCGCGGCGCGGGTATTGGCAAAGACGATGGAGGTCGGCGCATCATGATAGCGCAACAGGTTGATGATGGCATGTTCGGCATCGGCCGGTGCCACCTGAATCGCCTGATAGGCAATATCGGTGTGCTGCTCACCCCGCGACAGCGTGGTGACCCGAACCGCGTCGCGCTGATACTGCTTGGCCAGATCCGCGATCGCCGGCGGCACCGTGGCCGAGAACAGAAGCGTCCGCCGGTCCGACGGGGCCTCCCCCAGCATGAATTCCAGATCCTCGCGAAAGCCGAGGTCCAGCATCTCGTCGGCCTCGTCCAGCACCACGGCCCGGATATCGCCAAGATCGAGCGATCCACGGGTGATATGGTCACGCAGACGCCCCGGCGTTCCCACGACGATATGCGCGCCGCGGTCCAGCGCCCGGCGCTCGTCCCGCGCATCCATGCCCCCGATGCAGGACACCACCCGCGCCCCCGCCTTGGAATACAACCACATCAGTTCCCGCTGCACCTGAAGCGCCAGTTCCCGCGTCGGCGCGACGACCAGCGCAAGGGGGGCTGCGGGGGCGGCCAGCCGCTCCTCCGACCCCAGAAGCGTTGGGGCGATGGCCAAACCGAAACCCACCGTCTTGCCCGACCCGGTCTGGGCCGACACCAGCAGGTCGGCCTCCGAAAGGTCCGGGGCCGTGACGGCCTTCTGAACCTCGGTCAGCGTGTCGAACCCGCGTTCGGCGAGGGCGTCGGAAAGAGTCGATATCATGGGGAGAGCATCCGTGGGAGGCCGCGCCAGCATGGCACGGTAAAGAGGGCAGGCATAGGGGATTGTGCCCCCCATGTCCAGCAAAGACTGGGCGAGGCAGGACCGTGCAGGGACCGGCGCGGCCCGCTGATTACCCTGCACTAGCTGTCTTGTCCAGCCTTCAGGGCCGCCCTCAACTCCGCTTGCCGGGCCTGGAATCCTTCGGCATCTCCGAAATCCACGAAACGGCCATAAGAGGCATGAGGCTCCGCCACGCGTCGGGCATGCTTGATCGGGCACCAGAATTGTTCGGTCCGCGCGGCGATCTCCCTCACGAAGGCGATCAACCCG
The genomic region above belongs to Rhodovulum sp. P5 and contains:
- a CDS encoding DEAD/DEAH box helicase, producing the protein MISTLSDALAERGFDTLTEVQKAVTAPDLSEADLLVSAQTGSGKTVGFGLAIAPTLLGSEERLAAPAAPLALVVAPTRELALQVQRELMWLYSKAGARVVSCIGGMDARDERRALDRGAHIVVGTPGRLRDHITRGSLDLGDIRAVVLDEADEMLDLGFREDLEFMLGEAPSDRRTLLFSATVPPAIADLAKQYQRDAVRVTTLSRGEQHTDIAYQAIQVAPADAEHAIINLLRYHDAPTSIVFANTRAAVARLAARLANRGLSVVSLSGELSQDERSHALQALRDGRARVCVATDVAARGIDLPNLDLVIHADLPTNTEALLHRSGRTGRAGRKGISALIVPDKVSKKAARLLKWAKIGAEWTFAPSPEEILALDESRLLSDPIWAAELSQTEAAFAAKLMADYGPEQIAAACLRLYRANLSAPEELNAPTARAARPERAPFGPSAWVELSIGQDRRAEARWLLPLLCRAGDLDKAQIGKIRVMPETTLVEIAEPALPGFLDRLGPEGILEDDVSARKLDAVPEGSSQPQERPARPRPASRDGAAPQRPAKPHGKPSAGRGRPVPERDAGPRAAQVPTPTPRAEEAAPTPAPRSDAEVARHPVKDKPRKARHSTLKKGWAKPKDKPRASDRADRTAEGVAKKPRGDGPAPKKRNPAADTGKRLSRKRAPMPAGGNTPPRRKV
- a CDS encoding helix-turn-helix transcriptional regulator, translated to MQDKTSPPEFLTVRELADLLRIKERKVYELAASGQIPVSRVTGKLLFPERDIRAWIAGGSSGGPAPADDRPPEIFLGSHDPLLDWAIRQSRCGLATRFDGSLDGLARFAAGEGVAGGLHIHDAETGGWNLPQVTAACSGQNAVLIAWARRNRGLVIRPTDVGAIRSMADLAGRTVVPRQPESGTQTAFEKLLAADGLCQGDLSLVESAPTEDDAVMAVAQGKAEVAFGLESVARIFGLHFVPIIEERFDLLVDRRAWFEPPLQRLLSFCRSESFRTHAKETPGYDMGELGTVRWNA
- a CDS encoding substrate-binding domain-containing protein, with protein sequence MLTRRLFIAAMTAAGLLGLPAEAAEDAIIVQSTTSTANSGLYDYILPIFQDKTGIKVHVVAVGTGQAIRNAANCDGDVLLVHAKPAEEKFVADGGGVARTDLMYNDFVIVGPAADPAGVAGMTEVRQALRKIAGSGALFASRGDDSGTHKKEMALWSETGIDPTAASGTWYRETGSGMGATLNTGIGMGAYVMTDRATWISFGNKQDYAVLVEGDEELFNQYGVILVNPAKCPSVNAEEGQAFIDWLLSDDGQTSIAAYKVSGQQLFFPNAPE
- a CDS encoding ABC transporter permease; the encoded protein is MQDFGEALGMAVSLVASGDGDLIEIVGLSLRVSLTATALSCLLGLPVGAFLAVTRFPGRQAALVAVNALMGLPPVVVGLLVYLHLSRAGPLGFLGLLYTPTAMIIAQTILIAPIVAALSRQVLEDLHEEYAEQFRSFCLSRGQVVRALLWDARYSLLTVGLAGFGRAIAEVGAVIIVGGNIDHLTRVMTTAIALETSKGDLALALALGIVLMAIALAVNAVVQGVRLTAIRQACA
- a CDS encoding ATP-binding cassette domain-containing protein, encoding MPLEVTGLGLTLGGSELISGLDLRLRPTGLTVVMGPNGAGKSLLLRLLHGLIAPSRGTVRWGGLPMSPAVMRRQALVFQKPVLLRRSVAANVDFVLRARGVDRRRRDALLARVGLADKAGQAARHLSGGEQQRLCLARALATEPEVLLLDEPTASLDPSSCHAIESIIRDAACNGVRVILVSHDVGQARRLADDVVFLHRGRVTEHRPAREFFENPKTEVARAHLAGRLVL